A part of Candidatus Acidiferrales bacterium genomic DNA contains:
- a CDS encoding metal-dependent hydrolase, translated as MDPVTHGIAGALIGKSFFSKRNARVAIFAATLGAVFPDVDIFVDAASHDPLAIARYHRGFAHSFVGLPIFAAALAWLTRAGVIWYAKRTRREIRCPSFAMLFVIYAAGIASHIILDGFTSFGTRLLNPFSTDRVAWDWLFIIDFVFTALLLVPQLIAWVHDDPSVSRKRGGAMFVFFAILALGAWALAGAAGFPFSLGVVAIAVAIFMALCFLPARGHWGSRIGRARWCQAGFAVACAYVIACGVAHHVAMDRVRAFADSHHVDIERIGALPLPPSMLDWNGMILTPTGVYQSSFSLLNSHDANFHFVADSPSNQFIAEAARLEPVQTYLWFARFPVVRYFAVGDRNIVEYADPRFFEGSERGPTPFTFGVIFDAQGKLLHYGWIQRGPNFPRGGSKADKTQ; from the coding sequence ATGGATCCTGTTACACACGGCATTGCCGGCGCGCTAATCGGCAAATCATTTTTTTCGAAGCGCAACGCACGCGTGGCGATTTTTGCGGCGACGCTCGGCGCGGTTTTTCCGGACGTCGACATTTTCGTTGATGCTGCTTCGCACGATCCGTTGGCGATTGCACGGTACCACCGCGGATTCGCGCATTCGTTTGTGGGACTGCCGATTTTCGCCGCGGCGCTCGCATGGCTCACGCGCGCCGGCGTTATCTGGTATGCGAAGCGGACGCGCCGCGAGATACGCTGCCCATCCTTCGCGATGCTCTTTGTGATTTATGCCGCGGGCATCGCGAGCCACATTATTCTCGACGGGTTTACGTCTTTCGGGACGCGCTTGCTCAATCCGTTTTCAACGGATCGCGTCGCTTGGGACTGGCTTTTTATCATCGATTTTGTTTTCACCGCGCTTCTGCTTGTCCCGCAGCTCATCGCGTGGGTGCACGACGATCCTTCTGTAAGCCGTAAGCGTGGCGGCGCGATGTTTGTTTTTTTTGCAATTCTGGCGCTCGGCGCATGGGCGCTTGCGGGGGCAGCCGGATTTCCATTTTCACTGGGGGTAGTCGCGATTGCGGTGGCAATTTTCATGGCGCTCTGCTTTCTGCCGGCGCGCGGACACTGGGGAAGCCGTATCGGCCGCGCGAGGTGGTGCCAGGCTGGATTTGCGGTCGCATGCGCTTACGTGATTGCCTGCGGCGTGGCGCATCACGTCGCGATGGACCGCGTGCGGGCGTTTGCCGATAGCCATCATGTGGATATCGAAAGGATTGGCGCGCTTCCGCTTCCGCCGTCGATGCTGGATTGGAATGGGATGATTCTGACGCCGACGGGAGTTTATCAATCGAGTTTTTCGTTGCTGAATTCACATGATGCGAATTTTCATTTTGTCGCTGATTCGCCGTCGAACCAATTCATTGCTGAGGCAGCGCGGCTCGAGCCGGTGCAGACTTATCTTTGGTTTGCACGCTTCCCGGTGGTTCGTTATTTCGCCGTCGGCGACAGGAATATAGTTGAATACGCGGACCCTCGTTTTTTCGAAGGCAGTGAGCGCGGGCCGACGCCTTTCACCTTTGGAGTGATTTTCGACGCACAAGGTAAATTGCTGCATTACGGCTGGATTCAGCGCGGGCCAAACTTTCCACGTGGCGGGTCAAAGGCGGACAAGACACAATGA